From a region of the Mycobacteroides saopaulense genome:
- a CDS encoding nitroreductase family deazaflavin-dependent oxidoreductase, translated as MTDKTLRKFRRERAMGRYLLNPAVAALTKLGVRTALASELETTGRKTGQLRIVPVSAQFDSTGAWVICQHGTRSGWGSNIAANPNVRIRQGNRWRVGTAEFRPDDDVVARGRGFGAIGARVVKALETTPVSVRIDFID; from the coding sequence ATGACAGACAAGACACTGCGCAAGTTCCGCAGGGAACGTGCCATGGGGCGCTATCTGCTCAATCCGGCGGTTGCGGCCTTGACGAAGCTGGGCGTGCGCACCGCCCTTGCCTCCGAGCTCGAGACCACCGGGCGCAAAACCGGACAGCTGCGAATCGTGCCGGTCTCGGCACAATTCGATTCGACCGGCGCCTGGGTGATCTGCCAGCACGGCACCCGCTCCGGCTGGGGCAGCAACATTGCCGCCAATCCCAATGTCCGCATACGGCAGGGAAATCGGTGGCGCGTGGGCACCGCAGAGTTCCGGCCCGATGACGATGTCGTCGCGCGGGGTCGCGGTTTCGGGGCAATCGGCGCCCGCGTCGTGAAGGCTCTGGAAACCACTCCCGTCTCGGTGCGCATCGACTTCATCGACTAA
- a CDS encoding tautomerase family protein has translation MPLYQCTTRAGRVTDEVRQAVAQEFTRIHCEITGAPAVFVHVVFNEYQPGHHYLAGKPESDTAFIAGTIRSGRSLEQRQRLLRELSSAWRELTGQSEEELVLGISEQEASAVMEAGLIFPEAGAETAWFEQNREKLGFLLNQ, from the coding sequence ATGCCTCTCTATCAGTGCACAACGCGCGCGGGAAGGGTCACCGACGAGGTGCGGCAGGCCGTCGCCCAGGAATTCACGCGTATTCACTGCGAAATCACCGGCGCTCCGGCGGTATTCGTGCACGTCGTCTTCAACGAATACCAGCCGGGCCACCACTATCTGGCGGGAAAGCCAGAAAGCGACACCGCCTTCATCGCGGGCACTATCCGTTCAGGGCGTTCCCTAGAACAACGTCAACGACTGCTCCGCGAGCTCTCGTCGGCCTGGCGCGAGCTGACGGGCCAGTCGGAGGAGGAACTCGTCCTGGGCATTTCCGAACAGGAGGCCTCCGCAGTCATGGAAGCCGGGCTCATTTTCCCCGAGGCGGGTGCCGAAACCGCCTGGTTTGAGCAGAACCGAGAGAAGCTGGGCTTCCTCCTCAACCAGTAG
- a CDS encoding oxygenase MpaB family protein, producing the protein MVDQSAITLDEGLREAIPMPVDDDITPETPRLGADSLVWKFYGDVRGVLGFQRLAGTENCIEQLGKAVEDHSVIFTDTIGRARRSGPPIMKTIYSADPQKWGRMVRDFHKPISGTISDGSRYHALNPELFYWAHATFVDQVLYITDTFIRRLSYEEKARIFEESKVWYSLYGVSARNQPQTYDEFVTYMEGMFDRFVPTKTILYATGYIRQGLPGPRQIPKPVWRVLSAPLNAFIRTVVVGTLPPQMKEVCRLEWNDKKERNFQRFATFMRAMNPVFNRLPVSWLYLPWAAEGWKREGVDPRPLHNRAA; encoded by the coding sequence ATGGTTGATCAGAGCGCCATCACACTTGACGAAGGGCTCCGGGAAGCAATTCCCATGCCCGTCGATGACGACATCACGCCGGAGACCCCGCGCCTGGGCGCGGACTCCCTGGTCTGGAAGTTCTACGGCGATGTCCGCGGCGTGCTCGGATTTCAGCGTCTGGCCGGCACCGAGAACTGCATCGAGCAACTGGGTAAGGCTGTCGAGGATCACTCGGTGATCTTCACCGACACCATTGGCCGTGCCCGCCGCTCCGGCCCGCCCATCATGAAGACCATCTACTCAGCGGACCCCCAGAAGTGGGGTCGGATGGTGCGCGACTTCCACAAGCCGATCAGCGGAACCATCAGCGACGGCTCGCGTTACCACGCGCTCAATCCCGAGCTTTTCTATTGGGCCCATGCGACATTCGTCGACCAGGTGCTGTACATCACCGACACCTTCATCCGCAGGCTGTCCTACGAGGAGAAGGCGCGGATCTTCGAAGAGAGCAAGGTCTGGTACAGCCTTTATGGGGTCAGCGCCCGCAATCAGCCCCAGACGTACGACGAGTTCGTCACCTACATGGAGGGCATGTTCGACCGGTTCGTACCCACCAAGACGATCCTCTACGCGACGGGGTACATCCGTCAGGGGCTGCCCGGGCCCCGACAGATTCCCAAGCCGGTATGGCGGGTGCTGTCGGCACCATTGAACGCCTTCATCCGGACGGTCGTGGTCGGAACGCTTCCGCCACAGATGAAAGAGGTCTGCCGACTAGAGTGGAACGACAAGAAGGAGCGCAACTTTCAGCGTTTCGCCACGTTCATGCGGGCAATGAATCCGGTGTTCAACAGGCTTCCGGTGAGCTGGCTGTACTTGCCGTGGGCCGCCGAGGGCTGGAAGCGCGAAGGAGTGGACCCCCGGCCGCTGCATAACCGGGCAGCATGA
- a CDS encoding TetR/AcrR family transcriptional regulator produces MTTLMGVTTSAPPTDAVLDAARTEFERHGMRRANMDAIARRAGVSRRTLYRRFPTKEALFEHLIEAESLVIFGQLAVAANGQDAQGAIVECFTLAMRLITESRLAGTIIENEPELVIGLNTPSGEKAIVRASALVASSLRHSGVTMPDDAVLAVSEILVRLVGSLLTNRAGVLDITDTTAVRRYAQTYLARLVW; encoded by the coding sequence ATGACCACACTCATGGGGGTGACAACCAGCGCGCCCCCCACCGATGCGGTACTCGATGCCGCACGTACCGAGTTCGAGCGGCACGGGATGCGCCGGGCCAACATGGATGCCATCGCCCGGCGGGCCGGGGTGAGTCGGCGCACCCTCTACCGCCGTTTCCCCACCAAGGAAGCGCTGTTCGAACACCTCATCGAGGCCGAGAGCCTGGTCATCTTCGGTCAACTCGCTGTCGCCGCCAACGGCCAAGACGCGCAGGGCGCCATTGTCGAGTGCTTCACCCTGGCCATGCGGCTCATCACCGAAAGCCGGCTGGCGGGCACCATCATCGAGAACGAGCCCGAACTGGTCATCGGCCTCAACACCCCCTCGGGCGAAAAGGCCATCGTGCGTGCCAGCGCGCTGGTGGCGTCCAGCCTGCGCCACAGCGGTGTCACCATGCCCGACGACGCCGTGCTAGCGGTGTCGGAAATCCTTGTGCGTCTGGTCGGTTCACTGCTCACCAACCGCGCCGGCGTCCTCGATATCACCGACACCACGGCGGTAAGGCGCTACGCGCAGACATACTTGGCACGCCTGGTCTGGTGA
- a CDS encoding TetR/AcrR family transcriptional regulator, with protein MYAEQTRSDLLDSARRHFTTTGYNSVTVDDIVSSIEVSKGTFYYHFSDKQAMFTALLTECLTETADTVTTGIRLLDKPGANGPQVAATSAWVYLSRSLNDRTYRELMRQAPMVLGEETYRHIDETIVLPPLVKLMETLAARGELKGGVHTHMAARMLMTMFVTANSIIAESDSPATTMTEVADTIATMFSGIVLGDVPLSRAAANG; from the coding sequence ATGTATGCAGAACAGACACGTTCCGACCTCCTGGACTCCGCACGCCGGCATTTCACCACCACCGGCTACAACAGCGTGACCGTCGACGACATCGTCAGCAGCATCGAGGTCAGCAAGGGCACGTTCTACTACCACTTCTCCGACAAGCAGGCGATGTTCACCGCCCTGCTCACCGAATGCCTGACCGAGACCGCCGATACCGTCACCACCGGCATCCGGCTGCTGGACAAGCCCGGCGCGAACGGTCCACAGGTCGCCGCCACCTCCGCCTGGGTCTATCTGTCCCGATCACTCAACGACAGGACATACCGGGAACTCATGCGCCAGGCACCGATGGTCCTCGGCGAGGAAACCTACCGCCATATCGACGAGACCATCGTGCTGCCGCCGCTGGTCAAGCTCATGGAAACCCTCGCCGCCCGTGGCGAGCTGAAAGGCGGCGTACACACCCACATGGCCGCACGGATGCTGATGACCATGTTCGTCACGGCCAACAGCATCATCGCCGAATCCGACAGTCCAGCAACGACAATGACTGAAGTCGCCGATACGATCGCCACCATGTTCAGTGGGATCGTTCTCGGCGACGTACCGCTCTCGCGTGCGGCCGCTAACGGATAG
- a CDS encoding SRPBCC family protein — MSTPVLIGIIVGVLAIGGLLGAVVLFALASGDSGPRRFGVTMPDTDFFDKTASFAVTAEISVPGPVERVWTQVSEGGYLETIPLVSGPVRSGDRIVTRTPLFAFTEKVVHSEEGRKLVAIGTGVSVPLVLNAFGERWELGAEGNKVLVRWTVGITPKWIGWFPLRWTAFAVRPFLRTLLFLAIR, encoded by the coding sequence ATGTCCACACCGGTGCTGATCGGGATCATCGTGGGAGTGCTGGCCATCGGAGGCTTGCTGGGGGCGGTCGTGCTTTTCGCCCTCGCCTCGGGTGACAGCGGGCCGCGCCGATTCGGGGTGACCATGCCGGATACCGACTTCTTCGACAAGACGGCGTCGTTCGCGGTCACCGCGGAAATCAGCGTGCCCGGGCCTGTCGAGCGAGTATGGACGCAGGTCTCGGAGGGTGGCTATCTGGAGACGATTCCCCTGGTTTCCGGTCCGGTGCGGTCGGGCGACCGGATAGTCACTCGTACGCCGCTGTTCGCGTTCACTGAGAAGGTGGTCCACAGCGAGGAGGGTCGCAAGCTGGTCGCGATCGGGACAGGTGTCTCGGTTCCGCTTGTGCTCAACGCTTTTGGTGAACGCTGGGAGCTGGGCGCCGAGGGGAACAAGGTGCTGGTGCGCTGGACTGTGGGGATCACCCCCAAGTGGATCGGGTGGTTCCCGTTGCGCTGGACGGCATTCGCGGTACGGCCGTTCTTGCGAACGCTGCTGTTCCTGGCTATCCGTTAG
- a CDS encoding YiaA/YiaB family inner membrane protein → MNTSEPTIRASSAYYVQSAVAFAVAFAVAFASTLGGIAYLPISPWPRAFLAVCTLFLVTSCFGLAKVVRDAHESQQVRNRIDEARIEQMYVEHNPLKSAV, encoded by the coding sequence ATGAACACATCGGAGCCCACCATCCGCGCCTCCTCCGCGTACTACGTCCAATCCGCCGTCGCCTTCGCCGTCGCCTTCGCTGTCGCCTTCGCGTCAACCCTGGGCGGTATCGCCTATCTACCCATCTCGCCGTGGCCCCGCGCGTTTCTGGCGGTGTGCACGCTGTTCTTGGTCACCAGCTGCTTCGGACTGGCCAAGGTGGTGCGTGACGCCCACGAGTCACAACAGGTGCGCAACCGGATCGACGAGGCACGCATCGAGCAGATGTACGTCGAACACAACCCGCTGAAATCGGCGGTCTAG
- a CDS encoding hydroxymethylglutaryl-CoA lyase, translating into MSLPEHVTIREVLLRDGLQLEAPIPLADKLKLLDAIAKTGVREIEATAFVSPSKMPALADAAELAAHLQNYPDIEFSALVASPNGAKRALAAGFTSLEYVVSAADGHSRANVGSSSAEATARIEEIVALAHDADATVEVIVACSWDCPFDGPTAERRVLDIVRRARNWGVDRYALADTIGTTTPRRVTNLVAAVRPIVEGAPLGAHFHNTRGSGLASAYAAVQSGVSRLDSSIGGLGGCPFAPGATGNIATEDLVYMLRDSDIGVDVDLEAAIDAARVVQSVVGHEVPSALLRAGDRLLN; encoded by the coding sequence ATGAGCCTGCCCGAACATGTCACCATCCGCGAGGTGCTGCTGCGCGACGGACTTCAGCTCGAGGCGCCGATCCCGTTGGCAGACAAGCTGAAGCTGCTCGATGCGATCGCGAAGACAGGTGTGCGGGAGATCGAGGCCACCGCGTTTGTGTCGCCGTCCAAGATGCCGGCGCTGGCCGATGCTGCCGAGCTCGCGGCTCACCTGCAGAACTATCCGGATATCGAGTTCTCGGCGCTGGTCGCCAGCCCCAACGGCGCCAAGCGCGCTCTCGCGGCCGGCTTCACCTCACTTGAATACGTGGTGTCGGCCGCCGACGGGCACAGCCGCGCGAACGTCGGCAGCAGTAGTGCCGAAGCGACCGCCCGCATCGAGGAGATCGTGGCGCTGGCACACGACGCCGATGCCACCGTAGAGGTGATCGTGGCCTGCTCGTGGGACTGCCCGTTCGACGGTCCCACTGCCGAACGTCGAGTGCTCGACATCGTGCGCAGGGCCCGGAACTGGGGTGTGGATCGCTACGCTTTGGCCGACACGATCGGCACCACGACCCCACGCCGCGTCACGAATCTTGTTGCGGCGGTTCGCCCGATTGTGGAGGGTGCGCCACTGGGTGCGCATTTCCACAACACCCGTGGATCCGGTTTGGCCAGCGCGTACGCCGCCGTGCAATCCGGGGTGAGTCGGCTCGACTCCTCGATCGGTGGACTCGGAGGCTGTCCGTTCGCCCCGGGGGCGACGGGCAACATCGCCACCGAGGATCTGGTGTATATGTTGCGGGACAGCGATATCGGTGTCGACGTCGATCTAGAAGCCGCGATCGACGCCGCGCGGGTGGTGCAATCGGTTGTCGGGCACGAGGTCCCCAGCGCGCTGCTCCGCGCGGGCGATCGCCTGCTGAACTAG
- a CDS encoding CaiB/BaiF CoA transferase family protein → MTGALDGIRVLELGTLIAGPFAGRLLGDMGAEVLKIEPPGAPDPLRTWGQAEVDGHHVFWTVHARNKKAITLDLRTEGGRALFLELVEKSDVIVENFRPGTLEKWGLGYGVLAERNRGIILVRVSGYGQTGPDAHKAGYASVAEAASGLRHLNGFPGGPPPRMALSIGDTLAGMFAAQGALAALYRRTVTGRGQVVDAALTESCLAVQESTIPDYDVGQVVRGPSGTRLEGIAPSNIYQSADGSWVVIAANQDTVFRRLCEAMDQPELSSDERFVNHVARGRNQDELDAIIAEWASQRLPADIIDVLSAAGVIAGPINTVADVVQDPQLKAREMLVEHFDERLGRSVLGPGVVPVLSESPGGVRTAGPARPGQHNDDVYVGLLGKSAQDVERLRAEGTL, encoded by the coding sequence ATGACGGGTGCTCTTGACGGGATCCGGGTGCTGGAACTGGGCACCTTGATCGCAGGGCCTTTCGCGGGTCGCTTGCTTGGGGATATGGGTGCAGAGGTGCTCAAGATCGAACCGCCCGGCGCACCGGATCCGCTGCGTACGTGGGGGCAAGCCGAGGTCGACGGGCACCACGTGTTCTGGACGGTGCATGCACGCAATAAGAAGGCCATCACCCTGGACCTGCGGACAGAGGGCGGTCGCGCCCTGTTCCTGGAGCTGGTGGAGAAGTCGGACGTGATCGTCGAGAACTTCCGGCCAGGCACGCTGGAGAAGTGGGGTCTGGGCTACGGGGTCCTAGCCGAGCGCAATAGGGGCATCATCCTGGTCCGGGTGTCGGGTTACGGGCAGACCGGTCCGGACGCACATAAGGCGGGATACGCGTCGGTAGCCGAGGCCGCCAGTGGTCTGCGGCATCTCAACGGCTTTCCCGGCGGGCCGCCCCCGCGGATGGCGCTCTCGATCGGCGACACCCTGGCCGGGATGTTCGCGGCCCAGGGTGCGCTGGCCGCGTTGTACCGACGGACGGTCACTGGCCGAGGACAGGTGGTCGATGCGGCATTGACCGAGAGTTGTTTGGCGGTACAGGAATCCACCATTCCCGATTACGACGTGGGTCAGGTGGTACGGGGGCCGTCGGGTACCCGGTTGGAGGGCATCGCGCCGTCCAACATCTATCAGAGCGCCGATGGCAGCTGGGTGGTGATCGCCGCCAACCAGGACACCGTCTTCCGCAGGCTGTGCGAAGCGATGGATCAGCCGGAGCTGAGTTCCGATGAGCGATTCGTCAATCACGTTGCCCGGGGCCGCAATCAGGACGAGTTGGACGCGATCATCGCCGAGTGGGCGTCACAGCGCCTACCCGCCGACATCATCGACGTGCTCAGCGCTGCCGGGGTGATCGCCGGTCCCATCAACACCGTCGCCGACGTGGTGCAGGACCCGCAGCTCAAGGCCAGAGAGATGCTCGTCGAGCATTTCGACGAGCGGCTGGGCCGCTCGGTGCTGGGGCCGGGTGTGGTCCCAGTGCTGTCCGAATCGCCCGGCGGCGTCCGCACTGCCGGGCCCGCGCGTCCGGGACAGCACAACGACGACGTCTACGTCGGGCTGCTGGGTAAGAGTGCCCAAGACGTCGAGAGGCTACGGGCCGAGGGGACGCTATGA
- a CDS encoding RNA polymerase sigma factor — MTQRDPTARRGLRAVPTGDDHYADWQSVYEDNAVWVYRTIYSRVGNKPDAEDLTAEVFLAALRPLRLSAAKAEVRAYLRTTARTVLAAHWRETLGREITSIPDMQDVADRRPEAQPSVSTAPLHARALLDALPDNYRRILELRFLQGCSIKESATTMGVTVANAKVLQHRALRLAAQINEQDVP, encoded by the coding sequence ATGACGCAGCGTGATCCGACCGCCCGGCGCGGCCTGCGAGCCGTTCCGACCGGTGACGATCACTACGCGGACTGGCAATCCGTGTACGAAGATAACGCCGTCTGGGTGTACCGCACCATCTACTCACGCGTCGGCAACAAACCGGACGCCGAAGATCTGACCGCCGAGGTGTTCCTGGCCGCATTACGCCCACTGCGGCTGTCCGCGGCCAAGGCCGAGGTGCGGGCCTACTTGCGAACCACCGCACGCACGGTGCTCGCGGCACACTGGCGCGAGACCCTGGGACGCGAGATCACCTCGATCCCCGACATGCAGGACGTCGCCGACCGGCGCCCCGAAGCGCAGCCGTCTGTAAGCACCGCGCCGCTACACGCGCGGGCTCTTTTGGACGCACTGCCGGACAACTACCGCCGAATTCTGGAACTGCGATTCCTGCAAGGCTGTTCGATCAAGGAATCCGCCACCACGATGGGCGTGACCGTCGCCAATGCCAAAGTGCTGCAACACCGGGCATTACGTCTGGCCGCCCAGATCAACGAACAGGACGTGCCATGA
- a CDS encoding Rieske (2Fe-2S) protein, giving the protein MNPRGLRRYIDDLLRGRRPRPFRPDEFEAAQIRTAIELRAHQPGDDAPSQEFLDDLRGRLAAQMGETPPSSEPKRWSVPNRRTVLVGTSAAAAAAAVAVTTDRLITPSLDRPPAPGEIVPNTGSWQRVAASSTVPEGGVHPFDLGFVSGFVRRVGGQVEAVSGICTHQGCKLWFDGAHDRLQCPCHTTSFTTDGRVITHQLPIAPRPLPTFEVRETAGHIEVFAPDRPA; this is encoded by the coding sequence ATGAATCCGCGTGGGCTGCGCCGCTACATCGACGACCTGCTCCGCGGGCGCCGGCCCAGGCCATTCCGTCCCGACGAGTTCGAGGCGGCGCAGATCCGGACCGCGATCGAGCTGCGTGCGCACCAACCCGGCGACGATGCCCCGAGTCAAGAGTTCCTCGACGATCTACGGGGCCGCCTCGCCGCGCAGATGGGCGAGACTCCGCCATCTTCCGAACCGAAGCGGTGGTCGGTGCCCAACCGGCGCACCGTCTTGGTCGGCACCTCTGCCGCCGCGGCCGCCGCGGCGGTTGCCGTCACCACGGACCGGCTGATCACGCCGAGCCTCGACCGCCCACCAGCGCCGGGCGAGATAGTTCCCAACACGGGAAGTTGGCAACGCGTCGCGGCCAGTAGCACCGTGCCCGAGGGTGGGGTGCACCCCTTCGACCTCGGATTCGTCAGCGGGTTCGTACGCCGGGTGGGCGGTCAGGTCGAGGCGGTATCGGGCATTTGCACCCACCAGGGATGCAAGCTCTGGTTCGACGGAGCGCATGATCGGCTGCAATGCCCTTGCCACACCACGTCGTTTACCACCGACGGGCGGGTGATCACGCACCAACTACCCATCGCGCCACGGCCGCTGCCCACGTTCGAGGTACGCGAAACCGCAGGCCATATCGAGGTGTTCGCGCCAGACCGCCCCGCCTGA
- a CDS encoding cupredoxin domain-containing protein, giving the protein MSGHSMPGSMVPHGSTPGSPAPTGPAVIIENFAFNPPTLTVPAGTTVTWTNRDEEPHNVVAEDGTFRSPGMDAQGTFSYQFAKPGTYQYVCGIHPFMKATVVVQ; this is encoded by the coding sequence ATGTCGGGCCACAGCATGCCCGGCAGCATGGTGCCGCACGGTAGTACCCCGGGTTCGCCCGCACCCACCGGGCCCGCCGTCATCATCGAGAACTTCGCCTTCAATCCACCGACGCTGACCGTACCGGCAGGCACCACCGTCACCTGGACCAACAGGGACGAAGAGCCCCACAACGTGGTGGCCGAGGACGGCACATTCCGCTCGCCCGGAATGGATGCACAGGGCACGTTCTCGTATCAGTTCGCCAAACCGGGTACGTATCAATACGTCTGCGGGATTCACCCGTTCATGAAGGCAACGGTGGTGGTGCAATGA
- a CDS encoding metallophosphoesterase family protein, which translates to MTGEQDPSSMSRRQLIRHTAWFGAAVALTVAGGEVISHVAGSATASNGVRPTLRFAQISDSHIGFSGAANPDVIDSFGRAIDQINNLGYTPDFVIHTGDLTHLATDEQFDQVKQMMSGLSTPHVFTVPGEHDSVDDAGQRYRGVFGGGTRGDGWYSFDIAGVHVLGLVNTLNLKKLGHLGTDQLEFIRRDLEPLPADTPIIVFSHIPLFAMYPEWGWGTDDSAQALSYMKRFASVTCLNGHVHQLFTKTEGNITFYSGTTTAYPLPRPGEGPAPKPVTLPAGRLHDILGIREVSYMKGAQPLAIKEDKLT; encoded by the coding sequence ATGACCGGCGAACAAGACCCATCGTCCATGTCTCGACGTCAACTGATCCGGCACACCGCCTGGTTCGGCGCCGCTGTCGCCTTGACTGTCGCCGGGGGCGAGGTGATCTCGCATGTCGCAGGCTCGGCAACAGCGAGCAATGGTGTCAGACCGACGCTACGGTTCGCGCAAATCAGCGACAGCCACATCGGCTTCAGCGGCGCCGCCAATCCCGATGTCATCGACTCATTCGGCCGTGCGATCGATCAGATCAACAACCTGGGCTACACCCCGGATTTCGTGATTCACACCGGTGATCTCACGCATCTTGCCACCGACGAACAGTTTGATCAGGTCAAGCAAATGATGTCGGGGCTCAGCACACCCCATGTGTTTACCGTTCCCGGAGAGCATGATTCGGTTGACGACGCGGGGCAGAGGTATCGCGGCGTATTCGGCGGCGGCACACGCGGTGACGGGTGGTACAGCTTCGACATCGCCGGTGTCCACGTCCTCGGATTGGTGAATACGCTTAACCTCAAAAAACTCGGACATCTGGGCACCGACCAACTCGAGTTCATCCGCAGGGACCTCGAACCGCTGCCGGCCGACACTCCGATCATCGTGTTCAGCCATATCCCCCTGTTCGCAATGTATCCCGAATGGGGTTGGGGAACCGATGATTCCGCGCAAGCTCTGAGCTATATGAAGAGATTCGCCTCGGTGACATGCCTTAACGGACACGTGCACCAGCTGTTCACGAAGACCGAAGGAAACATTACGTTCTACAGTGGTACGACGACGGCATACCCGCTACCCAGGCCGGGTGAAGGCCCCGCCCCAAAGCCGGTGACCCTGCCTGCAGGCAGGCTGCACGACATCCTCGGTATTCGCGAGGTGAGCTACATGAAAGGCGCTCAGCCTCTTGCCATCAAGGAGGACAAACTCACATGA
- a CDS encoding SDR family oxidoreductase: MTDHSLNGKTVLITGGGKNLGGLIARDLAANGAGAVAIHYNSPSSKDAAEETVAAIQATGAKAVAFQGDLTTGDAVSKLFADTIVAVGRPDIAINTVGKVIKKPFTEITEEEYDSASAVNSKSAFLFLKEAGKHVNDNGKILTLVTSLLGAYTPFYAAYAGTKAPVEHFTRAASKEFGERGISVTAIGPGPMDTPFFYPAEGEDAVAYHKTAAALSPFSKTGLTDIEDIAPFVRFLVSDGWWITGQTILINGGYTTK, from the coding sequence GTGACAGATCATTCGTTAAATGGTAAGACAGTTCTCATCACAGGTGGTGGCAAGAATTTAGGTGGCCTCATCGCCCGGGATCTCGCGGCCAACGGTGCCGGGGCGGTGGCCATCCACTACAACAGCCCGTCGAGCAAGGACGCCGCCGAGGAAACTGTGGCCGCGATCCAGGCGACCGGTGCGAAGGCGGTGGCGTTTCAGGGCGATCTGACCACCGGGGATGCGGTAAGCAAACTGTTCGCGGACACCATCGTGGCAGTGGGGCGTCCGGATATCGCCATCAACACGGTCGGCAAGGTCATCAAGAAGCCGTTCACCGAAATCACCGAGGAGGAGTACGACTCGGCCAGCGCGGTGAACTCGAAGTCCGCCTTCCTCTTCCTCAAGGAGGCGGGTAAGCACGTCAACGACAACGGCAAGATTCTCACCCTGGTGACCTCGCTACTGGGTGCGTACACCCCGTTCTACGCCGCGTACGCCGGGACGAAGGCGCCGGTGGAACACTTCACCCGTGCCGCGTCGAAAGAGTTTGGCGAGCGTGGCATCTCGGTGACGGCGATTGGTCCGGGTCCTATGGATACCCCCTTCTTCTACCCGGCCGAGGGCGAAGACGCCGTGGCGTACCACAAGACCGCCGCTGCGCTCTCGCCGTTCTCCAAGACCGGACTCACGGATATCGAGGACATCGCCCCGTTCGTTCGGTTCCTGGTCAGTGACGGTTGGTGGATCACTGGACAGACGATCCTGATCAACGGTGGCTACACCACCAAGTAG
- a CDS encoding LysR family transcriptional regulator, whose product MSGTDEGSSLADLLDSRRLFQFVVAAEAPTLAAAAAELFITQQALSSAIRQLERDLGVALFSRAQRSLQLTDAGHELYTGAKPLLAGIRVLANTTRNLSNPQRAFVIGHSPAISGEEVYRIIEPAVVADPTVSITIRQVFPGAMRDGLLDGSLDLALRRGVDMPTDLATDTLLYQPLRIAVVKSHNLAAHARIDIGELAEHPIVVWAPPRHSFYTDLLVSHCRRSGFEPRLLVNPVQGTPPYTAVLAHPDHCAFVTDDPGDVYQGKVRVIEIANPPLVPVQAVWLPHSVSTIRTTLFDAVQRSAVVSTPSQLEDGDIRTTSPRRSHVAPASDVQ is encoded by the coding sequence ATGAGCGGGACCGACGAAGGTAGTTCGCTGGCCGACTTGCTGGATTCGCGGCGACTGTTTCAGTTCGTCGTGGCTGCGGAGGCCCCCACGCTGGCCGCGGCAGCAGCGGAGCTATTCATCACCCAACAGGCGCTGTCGTCGGCCATACGCCAACTGGAACGCGACCTCGGTGTCGCGCTGTTCTCGCGCGCACAACGCAGCCTGCAACTGACCGATGCCGGTCATGAGCTGTATACCGGCGCCAAGCCGCTTCTCGCCGGTATACGCGTGCTGGCCAACACGACACGCAACCTTTCAAATCCACAGCGGGCCTTTGTTATCGGACATTCTCCGGCGATCTCCGGCGAGGAGGTCTACCGAATCATCGAACCGGCAGTCGTCGCAGATCCCACGGTGTCGATCACCATCCGGCAGGTGTTTCCGGGCGCCATGCGCGACGGTCTGCTCGACGGCTCACTTGACCTCGCGCTCCGGCGCGGAGTGGATATGCCCACCGATCTGGCCACCGACACCCTGCTCTACCAGCCGTTGCGCATCGCAGTCGTGAAATCCCACAACCTCGCCGCCCACGCTCGCATCGACATCGGCGAGCTCGCGGAGCACCCGATCGTGGTGTGGGCTCCGCCCCGTCATTCCTTCTACACCGACCTACTGGTTTCACATTGCCGCCGAAGCGGTTTCGAGCCCCGACTGCTGGTCAATCCGGTACAGGGCACCCCGCCGTACACGGCGGTGCTCGCGCACCCAGACCACTGCGCCTTTGTCACCGACGATCCGGGGGACGTGTACCAAGGCAAGGTGCGGGTGATCGAGATCGCCAATCCGCCACTGGTTCCCGTTCAAGCCGTGTGGCTTCCGCATTCGGTGTCGACCATCCGCACCACACTGTTCGACGCCGTCCAACGATCAGCTGTTGTCAGCACACCCTCTCAGTTGGAAGATGGAGATATCCGGACAACCAGCCCGAGACGCTCCCATGTCGCACCCGCATCGGATGTTCAGTGA